The following is a genomic window from Adhaeribacter radiodurans.
AATCGTCAAGAAAGTTGATGCCCTATTTTCCAAAGCTGATACAATTGATACTTATTATACCGGTTTAAAGGAAAAAATTGATAAGCTCCCAAATGCCCTTTTAGTTAAAGCTTTTAGAGGTGAACTGGTGCCCCAAGACCCCGAAGATGAACCAGCGAGCGTGTTATTGGAGAAGATAAAGACAGTCAAAGAGAAACAAACACAAGAAAAGAAAAAATATACTCCTAATAAAACAATAAGAAGTGGTCCAGAACAAATGAAGAAGAATCTAAAGCCAGTTAAAGATTATAAAGAATTTTTGGAAAGACTTAATAATATTGGTGGAAGTGCAACACCAGAGCAACTCCTAATCGAGTCTGCTTTAGAAAAAGACGTCGATTCATTTTTTGAGTTTTTAAGAGAAGGAAGAGACTCCGGTAGTCTAGATGTTCCAGTAGGAAAAAGTGGTACAATCAATATGATTATCAATGCGGATTGACAAATTAGAAATTAAAAGTTCTTGGAAGAATTTAGAAGGGTTTACAGTAGATTTTGATGAAGCGCGTGATGTTGCAGTTCTAATTGGTAGAAATGGTTCGTCCAAAAGTAACCTACTTGAAGCACTTATTTGGATATTTCGAAATATTGATCTTAAAGCATCCTCTAAATTTTCTTATTCTATCCAGTATAGAATAAATGGTTCTGAGGTTCGCATTCAGTCAGAAGTAGACCAACAAGCAAGGGGAGAAGTTAATGGAAAGCTTGTAAATGCCTTACAACTTCGGGATAAGTGGACACCACGATATCTTGTTGGATATTATTCTGGGACCAGTGATCGATTTGCTGAATTATTTGAAAAACATGATAATTTGGCTTTAAAGGAAACACTGGAGAAAAATGCTAGTGAATCTTTAATGTTTCGCCGTTTTATTTACGCACGCCCTGAGCATGGGTTATTTGCGCTGCTTTCCTTTTACTTATCGGAGGATGAGGAAGTAATGAAGTTCCTTGAAGATTTGCCTAGAATAGAGGCATTTGATTCTGCACTTTTGATACTTCATAAGCCCCCTTGGGCACCAACAAATGCCAAAGCTGAGGACTTTTGGGGTGCTAAAGGCCCCGTTAGAAAACTATTAGAAAGTTTTCGTAGAAATAGTTTAGCTCCATTTAGTAAACTAGAGCCTGCTGACAATAAGAATCGAGGAAAGCGAGAAGTAATGTATTTATATCTTCCAGATATAAATGCTCTTCATTCATTAGCTAAGGAATACGGAAGTGATCCTCGCACCTTTTTTCAGGCTCTTGACACTATGCGGATTAGTCAATTAATACGTGATGTAAGAGTTCGAGTAAAAATAAAGGGATCATCAAGTGCAATTCACACTAGACAACTAAGTGAGGGCGAGCAGCAACTTTTAACTGTATTGGGATTGATGAGGTTTACCCGAAACGAAGATTCATTGTATCTATTAGACGAACCTGATACACATCTTAATCCAGCATGGGGACTAGAGTATTTGGATAAACTTCGAAAAATTGGTGGTATTGAAAAGAGAAGTCATACAATACTTGCCACACATGATCCACTTCTTGTATCAGGCTTACTAAAGCAGGAGATAAGAGTTATGCACCGATCTATGAATAGTGGAGTGATAGCTATTGAACCTGAAGAGAGCCCAAGAGGTACAGGTGTAGCTGGAGTATTAACAAGTGAACTTTATGGATTAGAGAGCCAACTCGATAAATTTAGTCTGCGTGTTCTTAAACGAATTTATGAAGTTTCATTGATGAAGGACTATCCATTGCGCCATCAACACCTTAAAAGACTTCGTAAATTAGTTCCTGGGATTACACCCACTGACTATTCTCCAGATCCCTACAGAAATATCGCTAAGTTAGCTTACGAACAAACCCTTGCTCTAATTTTAAAATCTGAAAATAATAATGATTTGAAAAGAGAAGCAGTAGATCGACTTTCAAATATGTTATATAGTGAGACAAATGGTTCAAAGCTATGATATACATTAACTCGACTAAAATAAACCCTAATTGGGAATGGATACAGAAAGCTCGTGAGTTGACTGATGAACTTCAGAGTAAAATCACACCTTCAGAAAAGATGGCTTTCATTGAAGCAAATAGAGAAAACACTTGGGGTAATCAAAATCTTCGCAAAGCATTAATTGAAGTTATCGGCAATAAATGCTGGTATTCAGAGGTTCCACTAGAAGGGGCTGATTCAAATATTGATCATTTTCGTCCTAAAGGACGTGTAGTTGAAATTGACTGCCATTCTCTTGAAAAAACAGGTGAAGTATCCATTGGTTATTGGTGGTTGGCTTTTGACCATAAGAACTTTCGTTTAAGCTGCATTCATTCAAATCAAAGAAGAGTAGACAACGATACAGAGGGTGGGAAAGCGGACTTTTTTCCTGTGCGAGGAGAAAGGGCACCGGAAGGTACCGAGTTAGCATTAATCAGGGAAGATGTTCTTCCCATCGATCCATGTTCTAAAAGTGATATGGCTCTAATATGGTTTGGCCCAGACGGGAACTTAGGTATTGCAAAGCCTACAAAGGTACCAACACCATTTCAGGAGCAACGAATTAAAATTACTAACTGGTTATTTCATCTAAACAAGCAAGATGTACATAAAAGGCGAGTAGAGCATATGGAGGAAGTTCGAATAGCATT
Proteins encoded in this region:
- a CDS encoding AAA family ATPase, translating into MRIDKLEIKSSWKNLEGFTVDFDEARDVAVLIGRNGSSKSNLLEALIWIFRNIDLKASSKFSYSIQYRINGSEVRIQSEVDQQARGEVNGKLVNALQLRDKWTPRYLVGYYSGTSDRFAELFEKHDNLALKETLEKNASESLMFRRFIYARPEHGLFALLSFYLSEDEEVMKFLEDLPRIEAFDSALLILHKPPWAPTNAKAEDFWGAKGPVRKLLESFRRNSLAPFSKLEPADNKNRGKREVMYLYLPDINALHSLAKEYGSDPRTFFQALDTMRISQLIRDVRVRVKIKGSSSAIHTRQLSEGEQQLLTVLGLMRFTRNEDSLYLLDEPDTHLNPAWGLEYLDKLRKIGGIEKRSHTILATHDPLLVSGLLKQEIRVMHRSMNSGVIAIEPEESPRGTGVAGVLTSELYGLESQLDKFSLRVLKRIYEVSLMKDYPLRHQHLKRLRKLVPGITPTDYSPDPYRNIAKLAYEQTLALILKSENNNDLKREAVDRLSNMLYSETNGSKL